TTATTTATACCAATTTATTGAAAAGTCCATTATTTACAAATATTTATTTCTATCATAATTTTACCACATTTATCTTTATTTCCCAATTTTTTCCCTTATATAAAAAAACAGCACTAACTTGTGAGGCTGAAATATTCAAGGAGGAATTAACAGCTTCTATTTAGCTCTATTAAACCAGAAAGTTAAAATTACAACTAGAATAATAAATACTAGAAAGTCCCTGTTAATCATAATTTGGTGTCTTCCTTTCATATTTTAAATTGTGAGGCGGTAAAATCTCACAGTATTATAACAAAAAAATACTCCTATCAATTAAGATTAGAGTATTTTTTATTATATCCAAATTTATAGAATTAATTATTTTAAGATATTTTTTAGAAAAAATTAAATTATTCTCTAAATTTTTCATGATATACGACATATCCACCTATAATCCCTATTAAAGAACCTATTATCGTGTTAAAAAGTCTCCCTTCGGCAAATAAAAAAGGACTTTTTGTAAATAATGTACCTGCTTCTGACAAAAAAATTGTAAGTGGTGTTATAAAAATCATTGCTATTCCATAATTTCTTGGAACTAAATATTCGACAATAAATTGGAGGATTATTATTAGCATACATATTTCCCATGGATTTTTTGCAAATAAAAGTATTCCCCAGCAAAAAACAACTCCTATTAAAGTCCCAACTATTCTTTGAACACTTCTTTTAAAAACATGTTGAGTTGAATTTCCTTGCATTACGGCGATACAAGCTACTGCTACCCAATACGGATTTGTCAAATTTAAAAAATATCCCACTCCTAAAGCTATACTCAAAAATATTCCAAATATGATTGCTTCAATAATACTTTTTCTTATTTCTTGCGGAGTATGAGGAATATTCAATGTTTTTTCTAGATTTAATTTTTTTTTCACTATGAAACAATACAAAAATACTACTAAACATGTTGACAATGTTCCAAAAGTCATATAACCTATATTTTCTGCAATTTTTTGAATCGGTTGATGTGGAATTGAAATAGCATTTGAGCATATCATTACAAAAAAGAAATCTTTTGGAGGTTTTAATTTAAAATGTGAAACCATCCAGTGAATAATTCCTGCTGTTATTCCAAATACTATAACTGAAACTACCGTGTTAAAGC
The DNA window shown above is from Leptotrichia wadei and carries:
- a CDS encoding FUSC family protein encodes the protein MIENLKLKKVNAPKDLPLLASLSMAVPILIGLLSNNLKLGMTASLAAILVVYFPLKGSFSEKILMLMGCSFGFISVYTIGLVFSFNTVVSVIVFGITAGIIHWMVSHFKLKPPKDFFFVMICSNAISIPHQPIQKIAENIGYMTFGTLSTCLVVFLYCFIVKKKLNLEKTLNIPHTPQEIRKSIIEAIIFGIFLSIALGVGYFLNLTNPYWVAVACIAVMQGNSTQHVFKRSVQRIVGTLIGVVFCWGILLFAKNPWEICMLIIILQFIVEYLVPRNYGIAMIFITPLTIFLSEAGTLFTKSPFLFAEGRLFNTIIGSLIGIIGGYVVYHEKFRE